The following coding sequences lie in one Rutidosis leptorrhynchoides isolate AG116_Rl617_1_P2 chromosome 4, CSIRO_AGI_Rlap_v1, whole genome shotgun sequence genomic window:
- the LOC139841564 gene encoding uncharacterized protein — MVSQDEADQMWTFLASTIREAAKEALGVAVGTSRGHRSDRESWWLSDEVQSKVALKQLRFRDLITCRDETTADSKEGANDIYRIAKARERRRRDLDNIKFIKNEAGQTLVKEDEIQKIWEGYFSSLFAGGRPESHEDQQASDIEQSRNNLDCGMINQEEVRSALRKMGRNKAAGPDQIPVEAWRCLGDDGVRW, encoded by the exons ATGGTATCTCAAGACGAGGCGGATCAGATGTGGACTTTTCTGGCGTCCACCATTAGAGAGGCAGCCAAGGAAGCCTTAGGTGTGGCAGTAGGAACATCGAGAGGACATAGGTCGGATAGAGAATCATGGTGGCTTAGCGACGAGGTTCAAAGCAAAGTCGCGCTTAAGCAACTAAGGTTTAGGGATCTCATCACTTGTCGGGATGAGACTACGGCAG ACTCCAAAGAAGGAGCAAATGATATCTAcaggatagccaaagctagggagcgaaggCGCAGGGACCtagataacatcaagtttatcaaaaATGAAGCTGGTCAAACCCTAGTTAAGGAAGATGAAATTCAAAAAATATGGGAAGGGTATTTCTCATCCCTTTTCGCTGGAGGAAGACCCGAAAGTCATGAAGATCAGCAAGCTTCTGATATAGAACAATCACGGAACAACTTAGATTGTGGGATGATCAACCAAGAGGAAGTAAGATCGGCACTAAGAAAGATGGGGAGAAATAAAGCCGCGGGACCGGACCAGATCCCCGTTGAGGCGTGGCGGTGCCTCGGCGATGATGGTGTTAGGTGGTAG